A single window of Sphaerodactylus townsendi isolate TG3544 linkage group LG05, MPM_Stown_v2.3, whole genome shotgun sequence DNA harbors:
- the CENPL gene encoding centromere protein L — MEQALIQGTDSGRKAMGHGTNFINTAHLSRVRLSLKRGNLFGHSPAKRRLLQTPLLQENAETQIDLLLRKQLTLYSVTPLFKFSYDRLQEYSRQLCFVIAAEKQKGLAVHTERDLKFKVTFTLISGLKASELDQAGVLIQVTAENAGPKVVWMGCFCSIGGGDMLDAAVENFTCFPLFLANGSESLSAIIGTWLQKTFDCSFSLLTISPLNLAWMAAMWTGYMTEHHKGAVELTFSVPGTSQPLDISYAIHAEDAKALWDSIHTTQQEVRQEQVDLFMDGLCCHFYRHFKIYLSATRLVKVSTPIASAHTAGKIKILQPRYLLEILALMTELAISKIL, encoded by the exons GGCACTGATTCTGGAAGAAAAGCTATGGGCCATGGTACGAACTTCATTAACACTGCACATCTTTCAAGAGTCCGCTTATCCCTCAAGAGAGGCAATCTGTTTGGTCACTCTCCAGCTAAGAGGAGACTTTTGCAAACACCTCTTTTGCAG GAAAATGCTGAGACTCAGATAGACTTACTTCTCCGCAAACAGTTGACCTTGTACAGCGTCACTCCCCTATTCAAGTTTTCTTACGACCGACTGCAGGAATATTCCAGACAGCTGTGTTTTGTTATTGCTGCTGAAAAGCAGAAAGGGCTTGCTGTTCACACTGAACGTGACCTTAAATTCAAAGTGACATTCACCTTGATTTCAGGGTTGAAAGCCTCAGAACTGGACCAGGCAGGTGTCCTCATTCAG GTTACAGCTGAAAATGCAGGACCCAAAGTGGTGTGGATGGGCTGTTTCTGCAGTATTGGTGGAGGTGACATGCTAGACGCAGCTGTGGAGAATTTTACTTGCTTCCCCTTGTTCCTCGCAAACGGGTCAGAAAGTCTCTCCGCCATCATTGGAACGTGGCTGCAGAAGACTTTTGACTGTTCTTTCAGTCTGTTGACCATCAGCCCTCTCAACCTTGCTTGGATGGCTGCAATGTGGACTGGGTACATGACAGAGCATCACAAAGGAGCAGTGGAGCTGACTTTCTCTGTTCCTGGCACTTCTCAGCCTCTAGATATTTCCTATGCAATCCATGCTGAAGATGCAAAAGCTCTTTGGGATTCAATCCATACCACTCAACAAGAGGTCCGACAAGAACAGGTGGACTTATTCATGGATGGCCTTTGCTGTCATTTTTATAGACATTTCAAGATCTATTTGTCAGCCACAAGACTGGTAAAAGTCTCTACACCCATAGCCTCCGCCCATACGGCTGGGAAAATAAAG ATTCTTCAGCCCAGATATCTGCTGGAAATCCTGGCATTGATGACAGAACTGGCCATTTCAAAAATATTGTGA